One Streptomyces sp. 1331.2 genomic window, TGCGGTCCACCCTGATCGAGCTGAATCTCTCGCTGGTGGCGCTGCGATCCGCCGCTTCGGCTCGCAGCGCCACCTCCGCGTAGACCTGATGCAGGTCGGTGCGATCGGCCTGATCAAGGCCATCGACCGTTTCGACCCCGACCACGGCGTCGGATTCACCACCTTCGCGCTGCCGACCATCCTCGGCGAGGTCCGCCGCCACTTCCGCGACACCACCTGGGCCGTCCACGTCCCCCGCCGGCTCCAGGAACTGCGCATCGGCCTGGCCAAGGCGCAGGAACAGCTGTCCCAGCAGCTGGACCGGGCGCCGACCGCAACCGAGCTGGGCGAGGGTCTGACCTGCGCTTGAGGGGGCGGGGCTCGGGGGGAGGGGTTGGGCCCGGGCGCCGCAGCGTCTTGGCCGGCCGTCGTGTGCTGCGTATGGTCGAAGAGCATTCGCAGAGCACTTCGGAGGGGACCATCACGACGATGGCGGCCGAGAACGGGTCGTAGATCATCGTTCCGAGGGCCGCCCGCCCGCCCGCGGTCGGGTCTGCCGTGGGCGGGGTCCTTGTGGATATCTGGCGGGCGGACGCCGAGGCAGTCGTTTGCACGGGGGTGGGAGACTTGGAGATCGACATCCTGGCACTGGCCGAGGAGGCGCTGACCTCGCTCGTCGGTGTCCGTCCGCCGGTGCTTGTGGTCGACCTT contains:
- a CDS encoding sigma factor yields the protein MQVGAIGLIKAIDRFDPDHGVGFTTFALPTILGEVRRHFRDTTWAVHVPRRLQELRIGLAKAQEQLSQQLDRAPTATELGEGLTCA